The DNA sequence CCAGGCCGCCGCAGGAAGAAGGCTAGCGAGTAGCAGTAAGGCTTTTTTCATTGTAATACTCCATTTATGTTTGGTTTTATTCATCGGTTTCCAGCTCTAGTTGCATCAGCAGCAATTCTTCCCCTTCGATGATGCGGGTCTCATAGCTGTGACAACTAGGACAAATGACACTTCGTTCCTTGATGGTATGAGTGCTTTGGCAAGCCTGGCACTCGAGCACCAATTCCTGATGTAGAATCTCAAGTTCCGCCTCTCTGGCGCGCCCCTCCAGCTTGAAGGTTTCAAACGCGGTCGCCAGTAGGGCGGGTTCGACGCCGCTTAGGACGCCGATTTTTATCACCACCTTAGTGATTTTGCTCGCCTGATTGGCGATGGCGTGCTGTTCACACTGTTCCAGTAGGGCGGTGACAATCGAATACTCGTGCATTAACAGATCCTTGGCAGCAATTCACCCTGGGGCAGGTCGAGGTAGCGGCTGCTGCCCCATGGGGTCTTGAGGACCACTTTGCCCGGATGAGTCTCTTCCACATGGCCTATGATGGCCGCCTGCTGGCAGTGGCCGTAGCGCTGGATGATCTCCAGTGCGCCGTCGGCGATTTCACCCGGTACCGCCAGGATGAAGGTGCCTTCGTTAGCCAGGTCGTGGGGCTCAAAGCCATAGAGCTCACATAAGCCTTTTACCTCGTCACACACGGGGATTTTGCTCTCCTCGACATTGATGCCGACATTGGAGGCGCCCGCCCATTCATTAAGCACAGCAGCCAGGCCACCACGGGTGGCGTCGCGCATGGCATGCACCTCTATGTTGCAGGCGATCAGCTGCTCGACCACGGGCCAGAGGTTGGCGCAGTCGCTGACCAGCTCAGATTCCAGGGTGAGTCCCTCGCGGGCCATCAAAATGGCGGCGCCGTGACGACCGATATCGCCCGAGACCAGGATGGCATCGCCGGGACGCAGGTTTTTCACCGAGATCTGTGGTTTTAATACGCGGCCGACCCCGGAGGTGTTGATAAACAGGCCATCGGCGCAGCCCTTAGGCACGACTTTGGTGTCGCCACAGACGATACGGGTGCCGCTCTTGTGCAGCTCCTCGGCCATGCTACCGACGATGGCTTTCAGATCCTTGATGGCAAAGCCCTCTTCGATGATGAAGCTGCAGCTCAGGTATTGGGGTTCGGCGCCCATCATGGCCAGATCGTTGACCGTGCCCGCGATGGCGAGCTTGCCTATGTTGCCACCGGCGAAAAACAGCGGCGACACGGTGAAGGAGTCTGTGGTAAAGGCGGCCTGACCCTCGAAGTGGAGCAGGGCGGCGTCTTCTTCACTCGCCAAAATCGGGTTGTTGAAGGCCTTGAAGAAGATCGACTTGATCAGTCGGTTCATCTCCTTGCCGCCACCGCCGTGACTGAGTTGTACGGTTTTTTCGTTGTCGGCCATGATTAGACTCCGTTATAGCGGTAATAGGCGTTGCAGGCGCCTTCCGAGCTGACCATGCAGCTGCCGAGGGGGGTCTCTGGGGTGCAGCCACGGCCAAAGACCTTACAGTCTTTCGGCTTGGCGATGCCTCTTAAGATGTCGCCGCACTGGCAGGCCTTGTGATCGTCGATATCGGCCACGTCCAGCTTGTCGCGATAGATCACCTCGGCGTCGCGGTGGGCAAATTCGGGTCTTAGCATCAACGCCGACTCATTCAGCGGCCCCAGGCCGCGCCAGCGAAAATGTGGCCTGACGGTGAGGTACTGATTGACCTTCTGCTGGGCGTGCACATTGCCTTCCTCGCTCACGGCGCGGCTGTACTGTACGTCGAGTTCGGCGACGCCTTCGACCTTCTGCTTGACGATGCGCAGGATAGATTCCATCACATCCACAGGCTCGAAGCCTGAGACCACCACAGGGGTGCCGTATTGGGTCACGGCGGGGCGGTAGAGCTTGGCGCCGGCGATCACGCTCACGTGAGCCGGGCCGATAAAGGCATTCACCTTGGCCTGGGGATCGGCCATCACGGCGTCTATGGCCGGTGGCACCAGCACATGGTTAATATGAAACAGTAGGTTATCAATTCCCTGTTTCTCGGCCTGTTCGATCAGCACGGCGGTCATGGGGGTTGAGGTTTCAAATCCTATGGCGAAGAAGATAACCTGCTTATCCGGGTTCTCCTTGGCAATGGTCAGGGCGTCCATGGGATCGTAGAGCGGGCGGATATCGCAGCCCTTGGCCCTGAATTCGGCCAGGCTGCCTTTTGAGCCGGGCACGCGGATCATATCCCCCAGAGTCACCAGGATCACATCGGGCTGAGAGGCCAGGATAGCGGCGTGATCGATGCGCTCCTTGGGCATGACACACACGGGGCAGCCCGGACCGTGGACAAATTCTATGTTGTCTGGCAGCAGCTGGTTGAGGCCATATTTCATGATGGTGTGGGTATGACCGCCGCACACCTCCATAATGTAGATGTTGCCCTCATGCTTGGCGGCGTGCAGGGCGATCTCCTTAGCCAGGTTGTGTATGGTTTCAGGATCTCTAAAGCCCTGATACAGCTGTTTTAGCTCTATCATGCCTGGGTCTCCTGCTCATTCATCTTGGCGACGATCTCCTGATACAGGGCCAGGCTCTGCTCGGCGTCGGCCTTGTCTATCTTGTTCATCACGAAGCCGATATGGATCAGCACATAGTCGTCAAGCGCCAGTGGCTCCTCCATCAGATGGCTGCTGACCTTGCGCTTCACCCCCAGGGTCTCGACCGTCACGGCCTGCTCCTCGGGGTGGAGTGCTACAATTCTTGAGGGGATGGATAGGCACATATTTATTGGCTCCTGTGGGCGTTTAGCCAGTCGACCACGGCGCGCATGCTGTCGCCATCCTTAATGGAGGTGGTGATCACTTCGGCATCCGGGTTGAGGCGTTTCACCTGGGCCTTGGCTTCCTCGACGCTGAAATCGAAGTGGGGCAGCAGGTCGGCCTTGGTGA is a window from the Shewanella loihica PV-4 genome containing:
- the hypA gene encoding hydrogenase/urease nickel incorporation protein HypA — encoded protein: MHEYSIVTALLEQCEQHAIANQASKITKVVIKIGVLSGVEPALLATAFETFKLEGRAREAELEILHQELVLECQACQSTHTIKERSVICPSCHSYETRIIEGEELLLMQLELETDE
- the hypE gene encoding hydrogenase expression/formation protein HypE; this translates as MADNEKTVQLSHGGGGKEMNRLIKSIFFKAFNNPILASEEDAALLHFEGQAAFTTDSFTVSPLFFAGGNIGKLAIAGTVNDLAMMGAEPQYLSCSFIIEEGFAIKDLKAIVGSMAEELHKSGTRIVCGDTKVVPKGCADGLFINTSGVGRVLKPQISVKNLRPGDAILVSGDIGRHGAAILMAREGLTLESELVSDCANLWPVVEQLIACNIEVHAMRDATRGGLAAVLNEWAGASNVGINVEESKIPVCDEVKGLCELYGFEPHDLANEGTFILAVPGEIADGALEIIQRYGHCQQAAIIGHVEETHPGKVVLKTPWGSSRYLDLPQGELLPRIC
- the hypD gene encoding hydrogenase formation protein HypD; this translates as MIELKQLYQGFRDPETIHNLAKEIALHAAKHEGNIYIMEVCGGHTHTIMKYGLNQLLPDNIEFVHGPGCPVCVMPKERIDHAAILASQPDVILVTLGDMIRVPGSKGSLAEFRAKGCDIRPLYDPMDALTIAKENPDKQVIFFAIGFETSTPMTAVLIEQAEKQGIDNLLFHINHVLVPPAIDAVMADPQAKVNAFIGPAHVSVIAGAKLYRPAVTQYGTPVVVSGFEPVDVMESILRIVKQKVEGVAELDVQYSRAVSEEGNVHAQQKVNQYLTVRPHFRWRGLGPLNESALMLRPEFAHRDAEVIYRDKLDVADIDDHKACQCGDILRGIAKPKDCKVFGRGCTPETPLGSCMVSSEGACNAYYRYNGV
- a CDS encoding HypC/HybG/HupF family hydrogenase formation chaperone, which codes for MCLSIPSRIVALHPEEQAVTVETLGVKRKVSSHLMEEPLALDDYVLIHIGFVMNKIDKADAEQSLALYQEIVAKMNEQETQA